The Flavobacterium piscisymbiosum genome includes a region encoding these proteins:
- a CDS encoding glycoside hydrolase family 30 protein — MKIINRILIVPIAVLQLICSSSNVVGQNAHTSKKNKKIEVYTTAENTNLRLSLSNNLISKPTSQQTNSTVSIQLDPDKTDQTFLGIGGAITDASAEVFAKLSPKKQQEFLSAYYDKNKGIGYSLARTNIHSCDFSSDSYTYVQEGDKELKTFNIDHDRKYRIPLIKKAIETAGGKLTLFVSPWSPPAFMKDNNDILHGGVLLPEFAQSWANYYAKFIKAYEKEGIPVWGLTIQNEPMAKQRWESCIYTPEAERDFLKNFLGPTLEKEGLGTKKVIIWDHNRGDMLTTRANLVFSDPEVSKYAWGIGFHWYETWNGGTPKFESVAEVHKAFPDKNLIFTEGCIEKFDATKFQFWGNAERYGLNMINDFNNGTVAWTDWNILLDQKGGPNHVGNFCFAPIHADTTKDELIYTPMYYYIGHFSKFIRPGAKRVIQTISDKNLISTSFKNSDGKVITVVMNQSDKEIVYTLKNHDLQNTITIPAHALQTIVLN; from the coding sequence ATGAAAATCATCAATAGAATTTTAATAGTTCCAATAGCAGTTCTACAATTAATTTGTTCTTCATCAAACGTTGTTGGACAAAATGCTCATACATCCAAAAAAAATAAAAAAATAGAGGTTTATACTACTGCCGAAAATACAAATTTGAGATTATCATTATCTAATAATTTAATTTCAAAACCAACTTCACAACAAACAAATTCAACAGTTTCTATACAATTAGATCCTGATAAAACAGACCAGACTTTTTTGGGAATTGGTGGCGCTATAACTGATGCAAGTGCGGAGGTTTTTGCCAAACTATCACCAAAAAAACAACAAGAATTTCTTAGCGCTTACTACGATAAGAATAAAGGAATAGGGTATTCCCTTGCCAGAACAAACATTCACAGTTGCGATTTTAGCAGCGACAGTTATACTTATGTCCAGGAAGGTGACAAAGAACTCAAAACCTTCAATATCGATCACGATAGAAAATACAGAATTCCACTCATTAAAAAAGCAATTGAAACAGCCGGCGGGAAATTAACTTTATTTGTTAGCCCATGGAGTCCCCCAGCTTTTATGAAAGACAATAATGACATTTTGCACGGCGGCGTTTTATTGCCTGAATTTGCACAATCATGGGCAAATTATTATGCTAAGTTTATAAAAGCTTATGAAAAAGAAGGAATTCCGGTTTGGGGATTAACGATCCAGAACGAGCCAATGGCAAAACAACGTTGGGAATCGTGTATTTATACTCCCGAAGCAGAAAGAGATTTCCTGAAAAATTTTCTTGGACCCACTTTAGAAAAAGAAGGACTTGGTACTAAAAAAGTGATCATTTGGGATCATAATCGTGGTGATATGCTAACCACAAGAGCCAATCTTGTTTTCTCTGATCCTGAAGTATCGAAATATGCCTGGGGAATTGGATTTCACTGGTACGAAACCTGGAACGGCGGTACACCAAAATTTGAATCAGTTGCCGAAGTTCACAAAGCTTTTCCTGACAAAAATCTAATATTTACAGAAGGCTGTATCGAAAAATTTGATGCGACTAAATTTCAGTTCTGGGGAAATGCAGAAAGATACGGCCTTAATATGATCAACGATTTTAATAACGGAACCGTTGCCTGGACAGACTGGAACATTCTTTTAGACCAAAAAGGAGGACCAAACCATGTTGGTAATTTTTGTTTTGCACCCATTCATGCCGATACCACAAAAGATGAGTTAATCTACACACCAATGTATTATTATATTGGGCATTTCTCAAAATTTATTCGTCCCGGTGCAAAAAGAGTAATTCAAACAATAAGCGACAAAAATTTAATAAGCACTTCATTTAAAAATTCTGATGGCAAAGTAATTACAGTTGTCATGAACCAATCAGATAAGGAGATTGTTTATACCCTAAAAAACCACGATTTGCAAAACACTATAACTATCCCGGCACATGCTTTACAAACAATTGTATTAAACTAG
- a CDS encoding RagB/SusD family nutrient uptake outer membrane protein encodes MKLKNIKYSLVVCGALFTALSCSEDFLTVEPKGTSLESNYYQNESQAYAGLVAVYDIIGKQSKGFENMICMMNAGSDDFNAAGGGATDGAGIHAFADYSLSQSTIPGSFWGDFYQGIFRANVLLEKLPAVPMDEAKKVRFTAETKALRAYYYFELLRTFRNIPLILQPIKTSETFNVVQSTPEAVYAQVEKDLQEAIPGLPVIITNMTDEAGRLSQGAAKALLGKVYLYEGKNALSAAQFADVNGTPGGTSMYGYKLVANFADLWKVSNKFNSEAIIEIVHTDKSNANWDFWGNGKDEGNSVCIMVGPRGYNRTNGSTAPDYVSGWSFNTVRQSLYDVLKGDPRFDATILDMKALKAAGQAKWAPNYDDTGYFLKKFMPLNSDTSTGSGATALNYKQDVYAIRLADTYLMEAEALGGTGSRAQALFDAVRARVGLGSIPVSLDAIALERRKELAGEGHRWFDLVRTGKAAAALASKGFQAGKNEIWPIPFKELENTKIVQNPNYNN; translated from the coding sequence ATGAAACTAAAAAATATAAAATATTCACTTGTTGTTTGCGGAGCACTATTTACTGCCCTTTCGTGCAGTGAGGATTTTTTGACCGTAGAACCGAAAGGAACTTCACTAGAGTCCAACTATTACCAGAATGAAAGCCAGGCTTATGCAGGATTGGTAGCTGTTTATGATATAATTGGTAAACAGTCTAAAGGTTTTGAAAATATGATCTGTATGATGAACGCAGGTTCAGATGATTTTAATGCAGCTGGTGGTGGTGCTACAGATGGTGCGGGAATACACGCATTTGCTGATTATTCGCTTAGCCAGTCTACAATTCCAGGTAGTTTTTGGGGAGATTTTTATCAGGGAATTTTTAGAGCAAACGTATTGCTTGAAAAATTGCCGGCAGTACCTATGGATGAAGCTAAGAAAGTAAGATTTACAGCTGAAACCAAAGCATTACGTGCTTACTATTATTTTGAATTACTTCGTACTTTCAGAAATATACCGTTAATCTTGCAGCCAATTAAAACTTCAGAGACTTTTAATGTAGTTCAGTCGACTCCAGAAGCGGTATATGCACAAGTTGAAAAAGATTTGCAAGAAGCGATTCCGGGCTTACCTGTTATAATTACAAATATGACAGACGAAGCTGGTCGTTTATCTCAGGGAGCAGCAAAAGCATTGCTAGGAAAAGTGTATTTATACGAAGGAAAAAACGCATTATCAGCAGCACAATTTGCTGATGTAAATGGTACTCCAGGTGGTACAAGTATGTACGGATATAAATTGGTAGCTAATTTTGCTGATTTATGGAAAGTAAGTAACAAATTTAACTCAGAAGCTATTATTGAAATCGTTCACACGGATAAAAGTAATGCCAATTGGGATTTTTGGGGTAATGGAAAAGATGAAGGAAACTCTGTTTGTATCATGGTAGGACCTAGAGGATACAATAGAACTAATGGTTCAACTGCACCGGATTATGTTTCGGGATGGAGTTTTAATACCGTAAGACAAAGTTTGTATGATGTTCTAAAAGGAGATCCTCGTTTTGATGCTACTATTCTTGATATGAAAGCATTGAAAGCAGCTGGACAAGCAAAATGGGCACCTAACTATGATGATACAGGATATTTCCTTAAAAAATTCATGCCTTTAAACTCAGATACTTCTACAGGAAGTGGAGCAACAGCTTTAAATTATAAGCAAGATGTGTACGCAATTCGTTTGGCAGATACTTATTTAATGGAAGCTGAAGCATTAGGCGGTACAGGATCAAGAGCACAAGCATTATTTGATGCTGTAAGAGCACGTGTAGGTTTAGGATCAATTCCGGTTTCTTTGGATGCAATTGCATTAGAAAGAAGAAAAGAATTAGCTGGAGAAGGACACCGTTGGTTCGATTTAGTAAGAACAGGTAAAGCTGCTGCTGCATTGGCATCTAAAGGTTTCCAGGCAGGTAAAAATGAAATTTGGCCAATTCCTTTCAAAGAATTAGAAAACACTAAAATTGTTCAAAACCCTAATTATAACAATTAA
- a CDS encoding glycoside hydrolase family 30 protein, translating to MKKNSLKALCFLFSLAAFAQQPKTKKEFTTNGKKITVYTTAENSNLRLTSTDHLTFTAAKQPLEIESSVFVEPAKKFQTFIGIGGAITDASAEIFAKLSKEKQTEFLNAYYDKQKGIGYSLLRTTIQSSDFSSGSYSYIEEGDKDLKTFTIDHDRQFRIPLIKQAIQTAGGKLMTYVAPWSPNAFMKSNGNVLKGGSLLPEYYQTWANFYAKFIKAYEKEGIPIWGTSTQNEPMAVQTWESCIYTAENERDFIKNFLGPTLKKEKLGNVKIIAWDHNRDLMNYRANVIYSDPEASKYVWGMGFHWYENWSGGASMFDNVAKVNEAYPDKGLMFTEGCVEKFDAAKYQFWGNGERYGISMINDFNNGTAGWTDWNILLDQNGGPNHVGNFCFAPIHADTRTGELIYTPSYYYIGHFSKFIRLNAKRVSSAVSRSALLSTSFLNADGTMVTVVMNQTDKALDYKLIIGDEQAVVKIPAHAIQTLVY from the coding sequence ATGAAAAAAAATAGTTTAAAAGCGCTATGTTTTTTGTTTTCGTTAGCGGCTTTTGCCCAACAACCCAAAACAAAAAAAGAGTTTACAACCAATGGAAAAAAGATCACGGTTTATACCACAGCCGAAAATTCAAATTTAAGATTAACATCTACAGATCATCTCACTTTTACAGCAGCTAAGCAACCTCTGGAAATAGAGAGCTCTGTTTTTGTAGAACCTGCAAAGAAGTTTCAGACTTTTATAGGGATTGGAGGAGCTATTACAGATGCGAGTGCCGAAATATTTGCTAAACTTTCAAAAGAAAAACAAACAGAATTTTTAAACGCCTACTACGACAAACAAAAAGGTATAGGCTATTCATTGCTAAGAACCACGATACAAAGTTCTGATTTTAGCAGTGGAAGCTATTCTTATATCGAAGAAGGAGATAAAGATTTAAAAACGTTTACTATTGATCACGACAGACAATTTCGTATTCCGTTGATTAAGCAAGCCATCCAGACTGCAGGCGGTAAATTAATGACGTATGTGGCACCTTGGTCTCCAAATGCTTTTATGAAAAGTAACGGAAATGTTCTAAAAGGAGGATCATTACTACCGGAATATTATCAAACCTGGGCAAACTTTTATGCCAAATTTATAAAAGCTTATGAAAAAGAAGGAATTCCAATTTGGGGTACTTCTACTCAAAATGAACCAATGGCGGTTCAAACTTGGGAATCTTGTATTTATACAGCAGAAAACGAAAGAGATTTTATAAAAAACTTCCTTGGACCAACATTAAAAAAAGAGAAACTGGGCAATGTAAAAATCATCGCCTGGGATCATAATCGTGATTTAATGAATTACAGAGCAAACGTAATTTACTCTGATCCGGAAGCTTCAAAATATGTTTGGGGAATGGGATTTCACTGGTACGAAAACTGGTCTGGAGGAGCATCAATGTTTGATAACGTTGCAAAAGTAAACGAAGCATATCCTGACAAAGGTTTAATGTTTACAGAAGGTTGTGTCGAAAAATTTGATGCTGCAAAATATCAATTTTGGGGTAACGGAGAAAGATACGGAATCTCTATGATTAATGATTTTAATAATGGAACTGCCGGATGGACAGACTGGAACATTCTTTTAGATCAAAACGGCGGACCAAACCATGTGGGTAATTTTTGCTTTGCGCCAATTCATGCTGATACAAGAACAGGAGAGTTAATTTACACTCCGTCATATTATTATATTGGGCATTTTTCAAAATTCATTCGCCTAAATGCAAAAAGAGTAAGTTCTGCAGTAAGCAGAAGTGCTTTGTTAAGTACATCATTTTTGAATGCTGATGGTACAATGGTCACAGTTGTCATGAACCAAACAGATAAAGCATTGGACTATAAATTGATTATAGGAGATGAACAAGCAGTAGTTAAAATTCCTGCACATGCAATACAAACGCTTGTGTATTAA
- a CDS encoding SusC/RagA family TonB-linked outer membrane protein: MKLTKLLIFCVSSLLFSVIAVAQDVTVSGIINDESGMPVPGATILLKGTTKSTASDFDGKFQLQVPSNGVLTVTFIGYATVTEAINGRTKLSIQLKPESQSLNEVVVVGYGTQKKTVVTGAISKVRAQDIENLPITRIEQTLQGRVSGVTVAASSGQPGASSTIRVRGITTLGNNDPLWVVDGVVVDAGGIGYLNQSDIASMEVLKDAASQAIYGARAAAGVIIVTTKKGKSGKMSVSYNGYTGFSGPARKLDLLNATQYAALQNEKYANGYVKKNATDTFALPFNTPSSYGTGTNWQSEIFNDSAARIGQELSLSGGNDVSTFYVSFGLLDQEGIVTTDISHYNRKNIRLNSTHKITKWMTFGQTLGFSREKTVGLGNTNSEFGGPLSSAINLDPITPAIVTDANMASNPPYSVGIDGRGKGILRDANGNPYGVSTIVTQEMSNPLAYTQTRLGNYNWADNFVGNAYLEIEPIKGLKFRTTVGGKLAYWGFENFTPVAYLNSTNITQLNNLSRNTNQGFGWNIENVASYTKSIGDHNFSVLVGQGAYVDNRNSGTTITYTNLPVDSYKDASFNFDLPKDQINATATTGNEHRVTSLFSRLTYDFKEKYLLTGIIRRDGSSRFGSNNKYGTFPSFSLGWVPSKEAFWIENKVVNQLKFRGGYGVTGNDNIGDFKYLATVGDGRNYTIGTSGSVTIGNSPNAPSNPDLKWEETSQTNIGFDATIFSDFNLSFDWYVKKTTGILQEIVLPGYVGSGNPTGNVADMQNKGIDLELGWRKKLGQVNIGLSGNVSYLKNEVTFLGRGVNFLSTGEQFKAMTYDITRTQVGQPYGSFYGFKTAGIFQNQNEINAYKNASGGLIQPGAKPGDFRWTDINGDGQINSDDRTYLGSPIPKYTFGFTVNLDYKNFDLMIFTQGAAGNKIFQGLRRLDIDNSNYQTKALGRWTGEGTSNTYPRLTSDDTNKNFNNPSDFYLEKGDYVRIKTIQLGYSLPTKTISQIGLDKTRVYLTGENLFTFTKYTGYDPEIGASSNTGNVMGIDRGIYPQARTFMLGVNLQF; this comes from the coding sequence ATGAAATTAACAAAATTACTTATTTTTTGTGTTTCGTCTTTGTTATTCTCGGTTATAGCTGTGGCCCAGGATGTCACAGTAAGTGGAATAATAAATGATGAAAGTGGAATGCCAGTTCCAGGTGCAACAATCCTATTAAAAGGTACTACAAAGTCAACTGCATCCGATTTTGATGGAAAATTCCAACTGCAAGTTCCTTCAAATGGTGTTTTGACGGTTACTTTTATAGGTTATGCTACAGTTACTGAAGCTATAAACGGAAGAACAAAATTGTCGATTCAATTAAAACCGGAATCACAATCACTAAATGAGGTTGTTGTTGTTGGATATGGTACTCAAAAGAAAACGGTTGTTACAGGAGCTATTTCTAAGGTAAGAGCTCAGGATATCGAAAACTTACCAATAACAAGAATTGAGCAAACATTGCAAGGAAGGGTTTCTGGAGTTACAGTTGCAGCAAGTTCAGGGCAACCAGGAGCTTCATCCACCATTCGTGTGCGTGGTATAACTACATTAGGAAACAATGATCCGTTATGGGTAGTAGATGGTGTAGTGGTTGATGCAGGAGGAATAGGTTACTTAAACCAGTCTGATATCGCATCTATGGAGGTGTTAAAAGATGCCGCTTCTCAAGCGATTTATGGTGCAAGAGCAGCAGCAGGGGTAATTATTGTTACTACCAAAAAAGGAAAATCAGGTAAAATGAGCGTGAGCTATAATGGTTATACTGGTTTTTCTGGCCCGGCAAGAAAATTAGATCTTTTAAATGCAACTCAATATGCAGCTTTACAAAATGAAAAGTATGCAAACGGATATGTTAAGAAAAATGCAACAGATACTTTCGCATTGCCGTTTAATACCCCAAGTTCATATGGAACAGGTACAAATTGGCAATCAGAGATTTTCAATGACAGTGCAGCACGTATTGGTCAAGAATTAAGTTTATCAGGAGGAAATGATGTATCTACTTTTTATGTGTCTTTCGGTCTTTTGGATCAGGAAGGTATTGTGACAACAGATATTTCTCATTACAACAGAAAAAACATTCGTTTAAACTCTACTCATAAAATAACTAAGTGGATGACTTTTGGTCAGACTTTAGGTTTTTCGAGAGAGAAAACAGTAGGATTAGGAAATACAAACAGCGAATTTGGAGGACCATTAAGTTCTGCAATCAACTTAGATCCAATTACTCCTGCTATTGTGACCGATGCTAATATGGCTTCAAATCCACCTTATTCAGTAGGTATTGATGGTCGTGGTAAAGGAATTTTAAGAGATGCTAACGGTAATCCTTATGGAGTTTCGACTATTGTGACTCAGGAAATGTCTAATCCATTAGCTTATACACAAACAAGATTAGGAAATTACAACTGGGCAGATAACTTCGTTGGAAATGCTTACTTAGAAATTGAGCCAATAAAAGGACTAAAATTCAGAACTACTGTAGGAGGTAAATTAGCATATTGGGGTTTTGAAAACTTCACACCGGTTGCTTATTTAAACTCAACAAATATTACACAATTAAACAATCTTTCAAGAAATACAAACCAAGGTTTTGGATGGAATATTGAAAATGTTGCTTCTTATACAAAAAGTATAGGTGATCATAATTTTAGCGTTTTAGTAGGTCAGGGAGCGTATGTAGACAATAGAAATAGTGGTACTACAATTACTTATACTAATTTGCCAGTGGACAGTTATAAAGATGCATCTTTTAATTTTGACCTTCCAAAAGATCAAATAAATGCTACAGCAACTACAGGAAATGAGCACAGAGTAACTTCATTATTCTCAAGATTGACTTATGATTTTAAAGAAAAATACTTATTAACAGGTATTATTCGTAGAGATGGATCTTCAAGATTTGGATCAAACAATAAATACGGGACATTCCCTTCGTTCTCATTAGGATGGGTACCTTCAAAAGAAGCATTTTGGATTGAGAATAAAGTAGTAAACCAATTAAAGTTCAGAGGAGGTTACGGTGTAACTGGTAATGATAATATTGGAGATTTCAAATATTTGGCAACTGTTGGAGACGGTCGTAACTATACAATTGGTACGTCTGGATCTGTAACTATTGGTAATAGCCCTAATGCACCTTCAAATCCAGATTTAAAATGGGAAGAAACAAGCCAAACCAATATTGGTTTTGATGCAACTATTTTTTCTGATTTCAATTTATCTTTTGACTGGTACGTTAAGAAAACTACAGGAATTCTACAAGAAATCGTATTGCCAGGTTATGTTGGTTCAGGAAATCCTACCGGAAACGTTGCTGATATGCAAAATAAAGGTATCGATTTAGAATTAGGATGGCGCAAAAAATTAGGACAAGTAAACATTGGTTTAAGCGGAAACGTATCTTATTTGAAAAACGAAGTAACGTTTTTAGGACGCGGCGTTAATTTCCTTTCAACAGGAGAACAATTTAAAGCAATGACTTATGACATTACAAGAACGCAAGTAGGACAACCTTATGGATCTTTCTACGGATTTAAAACTGCAGGTATTTTCCAAAATCAAAATGAAATCAACGCTTATAAAAATGCTTCAGGAGGATTAATCCAGCCAGGTGCTAAACCAGGAGATTTCCGTTGGACAGACATAAATGGAGATGGTCAGATTAATTCAGATGACAGAACATATCTTGGTAGCCCAATACCAAAATATACTTTTGGATTTACAGTTAATTTAGATTACAAAAACTTCGATTTAATGATTTTTACTCAGGGAGCGGCAGGAAACAAAATCTTCCAGGGGTTACGTAGATTAGATATCGATAACTCTAACTACCAGACTAAAGCTTTAGGCCGCTGGACAGGAGAAGGTACATCTAATACTTATCCAAGATTAACATCTGATGATACAAACAAAAACTTTAATAATCCTTCTGATTTCTATCTTGAAAAAGGAGATTACGTAAGAATTAAAACAATTCAGCTTGGATATTCATTGCCAACTAAAACAATTAGTCAAATAGGTTTAGATAAAACAAGAGTGTATTTAACAGGAGAGAATTTATTCACTTTTACTAAATATACCGGATATGATCCTGAAATTGGAGCGAGTAGTAACACAGGAAATGTAATGGGTATAGACAGAGGTATTTATCCTCAGGCTAGAACTTTCATGTTGGGAGTTAATTTACAATTTTAA
- a CDS encoding glycoside hydrolase family 30 protein produces the protein MKLNFKNIPKIMFFAMIVFAQAKCSSSSDVVDPVVNPPVVNPPVVVTNDVDFWLTKGDQSALLAKQTGVLGFGTTSNSYANIEVNASQKYQTVDGFGYTLTGGSVDVINQLTATKKSALLQELFGSGENSIGVNYIRISIGASDLSASPFTYDDLATGSSDLDLAKFSLDKDKTVIALVKEILVINPKILILATPWSAPLWMKDKDSFIGGRLQTQYYDVYAKYFVKYIQQMKAEGIVIDAVTPQNEPLHGGNNPSMEMSALEQTNFIKNNLGPAFKAANITAKIIAYDHNCDKPEYPKTILADPAANPFVDGSAFHLYAGDISALSNVYNAYPDKNIYFTEQWTSSTGDFGGDLKWHLKNVIIGSMRNWSRNALEWNLANNGDFGPHTTGGCSTCKGALTVTSSESFQRNVAYYIIAHASKFVPAGSIRIASNISGNLQNVAFITPSGSKVLIVENDGSGAEIFNIKFDNKWVTTSLQAGSVATYTWK, from the coding sequence ATGAAACTAAATTTTAAAAACATCCCGAAAATAATGTTTTTTGCGATGATCGTATTTGCTCAGGCAAAATGCTCTTCATCGAGTGATGTTGTCGACCCAGTGGTAAATCCTCCGGTAGTAAATCCTCCGGTAGTGGTAACAAACGATGTTGATTTCTGGCTTACAAAAGGAGACCAAAGTGCACTATTAGCAAAACAAACCGGAGTTTTAGGATTTGGTACAACTAGTAACTCTTATGCAAATATTGAAGTTAATGCATCTCAAAAGTATCAAACTGTAGATGGTTTTGGATACACTTTAACCGGCGGAAGTGTTGATGTAATCAATCAATTAACAGCAACAAAGAAAAGCGCACTTTTGCAGGAACTTTTTGGTTCTGGAGAAAATTCAATAGGAGTAAACTACATCAGGATCAGTATTGGAGCTTCTGATCTTAGCGCATCTCCTTTTACTTATGATGATCTTGCAACAGGAAGTAGCGATTTAGATCTTGCAAAATTTAGTTTAGATAAAGATAAAACAGTAATTGCTCTAGTGAAAGAGATATTAGTCATTAATCCTAAGATCTTAATTTTAGCAACGCCTTGGTCAGCTCCACTTTGGATGAAAGATAAAGACAGTTTTATTGGCGGAAGATTGCAAACTCAATATTATGATGTTTACGCAAAATATTTTGTAAAATACATTCAGCAAATGAAAGCTGAAGGAATTGTTATTGATGCCGTAACGCCTCAAAACGAACCCCTTCACGGCGGAAATAATCCAAGTATGGAAATGTCAGCATTAGAGCAAACCAATTTCATTAAAAATAACTTAGGCCCAGCATTTAAAGCAGCGAATATTACCGCAAAAATTATTGCATACGATCATAATTGTGATAAGCCAGAGTACCCAAAAACAATTTTAGCAGATCCGGCAGCAAACCCTTTTGTTGATGGTTCAGCTTTTCATTTATATGCCGGAGATATCAGTGCACTTTCAAATGTGTATAATGCATATCCGGATAAAAATATTTATTTCACAGAACAATGGACTTCTTCAACAGGAGATTTTGGAGGTGATTTAAAATGGCATCTTAAAAATGTAATTATTGGTTCAATGCGCAACTGGAGCAGGAATGCGCTAGAGTGGAATTTGGCCAATAACGGAGATTTTGGACCTCACACAACAGGCGGTTGTAGTACTTGCAAAGGAGCGTTGACAGTAACATCAAGTGAATCTTTTCAGCGTAATGTAGCTTATTATATTATTGCACATGCCTCTAAATTTGTTCCGGCGGGATCAATACGAATTGCAAGTAATATTAGCGGAAATTTACAAAATGTAGCATTTATTACGCCCTCAGGTTCTAAAGTTTTAATTGTTGAAAATGATGGGTCGGGAGCAGAAATATTTAATATCAAGTTCGACAATAAATGGGTGACTACTTCTTTGCAAGCTGGATCTGTAGCCACTTATACCTGGAAATAA
- a CDS encoding endonuclease/exonuclease/phosphatase family protein, with protein MKKINKIILVVFLLFVSGSFYGQNLKIMTYNIRLDVASDGENAWPNRKDYFASQIQFYSPDVFGVQEATPNQVTDIALVLPNYNKFGVGREEGGTGEACTIYYKKDRFKVEQSNTFWLSETPNVVSRGWDAACNRVCTYGLFKDLKTKKTFWVFNLHLDHMGEEARIKGVQLALKKISELNTKKYPAFLMGDFNSEPDTKQIAEIKKVMDDTKDVSKEKPFGPSGTFNDFKHNEPVTLLLDYIFVSKNSGLKIQKHAVLSDSKDLKYPSDHLPVLIEID; from the coding sequence ATGAAAAAGATAAACAAAATTATTTTAGTAGTATTCCTACTTTTTGTAAGCGGATCATTTTATGGTCAAAATTTAAAAATCATGACCTACAACATCCGTTTAGATGTTGCTTCTGATGGAGAAAATGCATGGCCAAATCGAAAAGATTATTTTGCTTCGCAAATTCAATTTTATAGCCCGGATGTTTTTGGAGTTCAGGAAGCAACACCAAATCAGGTAACAGATATTGCATTGGTTTTGCCAAATTATAACAAATTTGGAGTAGGGCGAGAAGAAGGAGGAACAGGCGAGGCATGTACGATTTATTATAAAAAAGATCGCTTTAAAGTAGAGCAGTCTAATACATTCTGGTTATCAGAAACTCCAAATGTAGTTTCAAGAGGTTGGGATGCAGCTTGTAACAGAGTTTGCACCTATGGACTTTTTAAAGATTTAAAAACTAAAAAAACATTTTGGGTTTTTAATCTTCATCTGGACCACATGGGCGAAGAAGCAAGAATAAAAGGAGTACAGCTTGCTTTGAAAAAAATAAGCGAATTGAATACAAAGAAATACCCGGCTTTTTTAATGGGAGATTTCAATTCAGAACCGGATACAAAACAAATTGCAGAAATTAAAAAAGTAATGGATGATACAAAAGATGTTTCAAAAGAAAAACCATTTGGACCATCAGGAACGTTTAACGATTTCAAACACAACGAACCGGTAACATTATTACTCGATTATATTTTTGTTTCAAAAAACAGTGGATTAAAAATTCAAAAACACGCAGTTTTAAGTGATTCTAAAGATTTAAAATATCCCTCGGATCATTTACCTGTCTTAATAGAAATAGATTAA